A single genomic interval of Oncorhynchus mykiss isolate Arlee chromosome 13, USDA_OmykA_1.1, whole genome shotgun sequence harbors:
- the mrpl12 gene encoding 39S ribosomal protein L12, mitochondrial, with translation MYYTRHCIRTALRIAAKTHRQELQTPTSCALRTLGTSPASLSAVIAAPPLDGAPKQYPPKITQLVHDITSLTLLEVSDLNELLKKTLNIQDVGMMPMGAMTAAATPAALAVEEDAAPVKKEKTHFTVKLTELKAAEKVKLIKEVKNCIQGLNLVQAKKLVESLPQEIRANVSKEEAEKLKTALETAGGTVVLE, from the exons ATGTACTACACAAGACACTGCATTCGGACCGCACTGCGAATCGCCGCAAAGACGCATCG GCAGGAGCTCCAGACACCAACGTCATGTGCCCTCCGAACACTCGGGACCAGCCCAGCCAGCCTTTCTGCTGTCATCGCCGCCCCCCCTCTGGATGGAGCCCCCaaacagtacccccccaaaatcACCCAGCTGGTACACGACATCACCAGCCTCACCTTGTTAGAGGTGTCAGACCTCAATGAGCTCCTCAAG AAAACCCTGAATATCCAGGATGTTGGGATGATGCCAATGGGAGCCATGACTGCAGCAGCAACACCTGCAGCTCTG GCAGTGGAAGAGGACGCGGCACCAGTCAAGAAAGAGAAGACACACTTCACAGTGAAACTGACAGAACTGAAGGCAGCAGAGAAAGTGAAACTCATAAAAGAAGTGAAGAATTGCATCCAAGGCTTGAACCTGGTGCAG GCTAAGAAGTTGGTTGAGTCCCTCCCCCAGGAGATCAGAGCCAATGTGTccaaagaggaggcggagaagcTGAAGACAGCCCTGGAGACAGCAGGAGGCACTGTGGTGCTGGAGTAG
- the zgc:103625 gene encoding methyltransferase-like 26 B, which produces MLISPLADRNQKELCSVLCDVLEEQSHRELFALELGSGIGQHVVNFAMATPFITCVRSYIAVTKVKTVLQPVHLDASEPWEKWAGLPRGACDVIVAINLLQCSSFDTVEGVVKGSGQILRQNGLLITHGPYAINGTITPSCMEDLDQELRQMNPGWGLPDIDILRQLAFGNGMRMERMIEREQDNKYLVYQDV; this is translated from the exons ATGCTAATCTCTCCTCTAGCAGACAGGAACCAGAAGGAGTTGTGTTCAGTGTTGTGTGATGTGTTGGAGGAGCAGTCTCACAGGGAACTGTTTGCCTTAGAGCTGGGCTCTGGCATCGGACAGCATGTGGTCAACTTCGCCATGGCAACGCCCTTCATCACCTG TGTCAGATCCTACATAGCGGTGACCAAAGTGAAGACCGTGCTGCAGCCTGTGCACCTGGACGCCAGCGAACCCTGGGAGAAGTGGGCGGGCCTTCCACGCGGGGCCTGTGATGTCATCGTGGCCATTAACCTGCTTCAGTGCAGCTCTTTCGACACCGTAGAG ggCGTCGTCAAAGGATCAGGACAGATCCTCAGACAAAATGGTCTCTTGATCACACATGGG ccCTACGCCATCAACGGCACCATCACCCCCAGCTGTATGGAGGACTTGGACCAGGAACTACGACAGAT GAACCCAGGGTGGGGTCTACCAGACATCGACATTCTGAGACAGCTGGCGTTTGGGAACGGGATGCGCATGGAGAGGATG ATAGAGAGGGAACAGGATAATAAATACCTGGTCTATCAGGATGTTTAG